One genomic segment of Vibrio mimicus includes these proteins:
- a CDS encoding LysR family transcriptional regulator has protein sequence MRADDLILFYQVIELGSFSKVAEQNGLTNSVVSKRLARLEEELGVQLLYRTTRKLTLTEAGKALLHGAKNVKQATQEALDAVVGFGENVSGHIKMSVPTISGDLILADAVAEFCNLHPGLTVDMSLDNRFVDLVEGGYDLVIRTGYLEDSSLIARHILDSQWVVCASPAYIARNGKPLKPEDLARHNCLQYAYQTTGATDWEFKGAKGNYIVKVSGTFSTDNATALRKAALGGHGIAYVPRCLVYHDFRNGELVDVFPEQVGKKLGIYAVYPFTRQPPNKVRLLIEHIRTRYLTISHYF, from the coding sequence ATGCGTGCCGATGACTTAATTTTGTTTTATCAAGTGATTGAATTGGGGAGTTTCAGTAAGGTTGCAGAGCAAAATGGCCTTACAAATTCGGTGGTTAGCAAAAGATTGGCGCGATTGGAAGAAGAACTTGGCGTGCAGCTATTGTATCGAACAACGCGTAAATTGACCTTGACTGAGGCAGGCAAGGCACTGTTGCACGGTGCTAAAAATGTGAAGCAAGCCACTCAAGAAGCGCTGGACGCGGTGGTGGGATTTGGCGAAAACGTCAGCGGTCACATCAAAATGTCGGTGCCGACCATCTCGGGTGACTTGATTTTAGCTGATGCGGTCGCTGAGTTTTGTAACCTGCATCCGGGGCTGACGGTGGATATGTCGCTGGATAATCGCTTCGTAGATCTTGTTGAAGGCGGCTATGACTTGGTGATCCGCACCGGTTATTTGGAAGATTCGAGTTTGATTGCGCGGCATATTTTGGACTCGCAGTGGGTAGTGTGCGCCTCTCCCGCTTACATCGCCCGCAACGGTAAGCCACTCAAGCCAGAAGACTTAGCCAGACACAACTGTTTGCAATACGCCTATCAAACCACGGGGGCGACCGATTGGGAATTTAAAGGGGCAAAAGGCAACTACATAGTTAAAGTGTCCGGTACCTTTTCGACCGATAATGCCACCGCACTGCGTAAAGCTGCGCTTGGTGGGCACGGCATTGCTTATGTACCGCGCTGCTTGGTGTATCACGATTTTCGTAATGGCGAATTGGTGGACGTGTTTCCAGAACAGGTCGGCAAAAAACTTGGTATCTACGCAGTTTATCCATTCACGCGCCAACCGCCCAACAAAGTGCGTTTGTTGATTGAGCATATTCGTACCCGTTATCTCACTATTTCTCACTATTTCTGA
- a CDS encoding ABC transporter ATP-binding protein, translating into MSPTPLLQVRNLSVSFRTNDGQIDAVKNVSFEIRPGETLAIVGESGSGKSVSTNALMQLLPKNALIHPESSIVFEGAELLNKTETQMRRIRGDRIGMIFQEPMTSLNPYMRVGIQVAEAILCHRSVSQKHAKQRVLELFQLVHLPEPEQAYQKFPHEFSGGQLQRIMIAMALINEPDILIADEPTTALDVTVQAEVLKLIKEIQAKMGMAILFITHDLGVVRFVADRVLVMCKGDVVEQGSTEQLFQQPEHDYTRMLINSIPKGSKDPVDTNAPPLLKAEDIRVKFLVKPHFISRRSQYFEAVKGISLELKQGETLGIVGESGSGKSTLGRALIGLLPSTGHITFKGQDFRALSEKQRLALKKDIQMVFQDPYGSLSPRMTIGEIITEGLLVHQPHISKLERMQRARRALEEVRLDPNSINRYPHEFSGGQRQRIAIARALILEPSFILLDEPTSALDRSVQLTVIELLKEIQKRRNIGFLFISHDLAVVKALSDRVLVMQKGQVMEQGSAESIFHNPQHDYTKKLIAASFDILEENAA; encoded by the coding sequence ATGTCACCTACCCCACTTTTACAAGTGCGTAACCTGAGCGTCAGTTTTCGTACCAATGATGGTCAAATCGATGCGGTTAAAAACGTGAGCTTTGAGATTCGACCAGGAGAAACACTGGCGATTGTTGGCGAATCCGGTAGTGGTAAATCAGTTTCGACCAACGCGTTAATGCAACTGCTGCCTAAAAATGCGCTGATCCACCCTGAATCGAGCATCGTTTTTGAAGGCGCAGAATTACTGAATAAAACAGAAACGCAGATGCGCCGGATCCGTGGCGATCGCATTGGCATGATCTTCCAAGAGCCGATGACCTCACTCAACCCTTATATGCGCGTGGGCATTCAAGTGGCAGAGGCTATATTGTGCCATCGCAGCGTCAGCCAAAAGCACGCCAAACAGCGGGTGTTAGAACTGTTTCAATTAGTTCACTTGCCTGAGCCAGAACAGGCTTACCAAAAATTCCCACACGAATTCTCTGGCGGTCAGCTACAACGCATCATGATTGCGATGGCACTGATCAATGAGCCTGATATTTTGATCGCCGACGAACCAACAACAGCGCTTGACGTTACCGTGCAAGCAGAAGTGCTGAAACTGATTAAAGAGATCCAAGCCAAGATGGGCATGGCGATCTTATTCATCACTCACGATTTGGGCGTCGTGAGGTTTGTTGCCGACCGCGTGCTTGTAATGTGCAAAGGCGATGTGGTGGAGCAAGGCTCAACCGAGCAACTGTTTCAGCAACCTGAGCATGACTATACCCGCATGCTGATTAACTCCATTCCGAAAGGCAGTAAAGATCCGGTTGATACCAATGCGCCCCCCTTGCTTAAAGCAGAAGACATTCGCGTGAAGTTTTTGGTGAAACCGCATTTTATCAGCCGCCGTAGCCAATATTTTGAAGCAGTAAAAGGCATTTCGCTGGAACTTAAGCAAGGCGAAACGCTAGGTATAGTCGGAGAATCGGGCAGTGGGAAATCCACCTTAGGCCGCGCCTTGATTGGTTTGCTGCCTTCAACGGGTCACATTACCTTCAAAGGGCAAGATTTTCGCGCTTTGAGCGAAAAACAGCGTTTGGCACTGAAGAAAGACATTCAGATGGTGTTCCAAGACCCCTACGGTTCCCTTTCTCCGCGCATGACCATAGGCGAAATCATCACAGAAGGGCTGCTGGTGCACCAGCCACACATCAGCAAACTTGAGCGCATGCAAAGAGCAAGGCGTGCGCTAGAAGAAGTGCGTTTAGACCCAAACTCAATTAACCGCTACCCACATGAGTTCTCCGGTGGTCAGCGCCAACGGATTGCGATTGCACGAGCCTTGATCCTCGAGCCGTCCTTTATTTTACTGGATGAACCGACATCCGCGCTGGATCGCTCCGTTCAACTCACTGTGATTGAACTGCTTAAAGAGATTCAAAAACGACGCAATATCGGCTTTTTGTTCATCAGCCATGATCTTGCGGTAGTGAAAGCCTTATCGGATCGCGTGTTAGTGATGCAAAAAGGCCAAGTCATGGAACAAGGTAGTGCGGAGTCCATCTTCCATAACCCACAGCATGACTACACTAAAAAGCTCATTGCTGCCTCATTCGACATTCTGGAAGAAAATGCAGCTTGA
- a CDS encoding Lon protease family protein → MAIQHLSFEQLYQVAKLEKLECKSTKELAPIDEIVGQERAQKAVEFAMSIKEKGYNIYAIGRNGLGKRTMILRYLSRHQHDGNELYDWCYVANFEDVRVPKVLKLPCGIGQKFRQDIEKLMTKLVTAIPLAFDNEIYFSRAEKLKNQLAQKQESELENITRTAKERGVSLTITTQGEYQFVALNGEEMHTEETFDALSKREQDQFSNTIDELEVILRNMVRHLTEWEESYSEKIKKLNDEVTLDVIAHFIKQLKLDYSKYSEIKAYLTDLQKDIVDNVEIFLDEGGDQGELANASLDKKLPRRYKVNVLVSRNADEFPIVVEESPNYHSLFGYIETATYKGTVFTDFSLIRPGSLHKANGGVLLMDAVKVLEQPYVWDGLKRALRSRQLSFTSLEKEVTLTGTVSLDPEPIPLDVKIILFGDYRTYELLAHYDPEFSELFRVTADFADEMPRDADSELHYARFISSIVHDANMLHCDRKAIARIIEHSSRTTGDQTKLSLHSAHIANLLRESNYVAKQANANLIRQSHVDEALRNQELRVNRLQQSMMETFVNGTTLIQTEGMAIGQVNALSVLATSDHAFGMPNRITATTSYGDGEIIDIERSVDLGGSIHSKGVMILSAYLSSVFGRTARVPLTTTITFEQSYGGVDGDSASMAEFCAIVSAFSKQPNRQEIAITGSMNQFGESQPIGGLNEKIEGFFDVCTIKGRKETQGVIIPRSNMHNLMLRADIVKAVEKGDFHIWAIDHVTEAIEIFTGKPAGIATDDGSYPVDTVFGLAQAKLNALRK, encoded by the coding sequence ATGGCGATTCAGCATCTGAGTTTTGAGCAGCTCTACCAAGTCGCGAAACTGGAAAAGCTAGAGTGTAAGTCAACCAAAGAGCTAGCACCGATCGATGAGATCGTGGGGCAAGAACGAGCGCAAAAAGCGGTCGAGTTTGCGATGTCGATCAAAGAGAAGGGATACAACATTTACGCTATCGGCCGTAATGGGCTGGGCAAGCGAACCATGATCCTGCGTTATCTCAGCCGCCATCAACACGATGGTAATGAGTTGTATGACTGGTGTTACGTCGCGAATTTTGAGGATGTGAGAGTCCCTAAAGTGCTGAAGCTGCCTTGTGGTATTGGGCAAAAATTCCGGCAGGATATCGAAAAGCTCATGACCAAGTTGGTTACGGCCATTCCACTGGCATTCGACAATGAAATCTACTTCAGCCGTGCAGAAAAGCTAAAAAACCAGCTTGCACAAAAGCAAGAAAGTGAACTGGAGAACATTACTCGCACCGCCAAAGAGCGTGGTGTGAGCTTAACCATTACCACGCAAGGGGAATATCAATTTGTCGCGCTCAACGGTGAAGAAATGCACACCGAAGAGACGTTTGATGCCCTATCCAAACGCGAGCAGGATCAGTTCAGCAACACGATTGATGAGCTAGAAGTTATCCTGCGTAATATGGTGCGCCACTTAACGGAATGGGAAGAGTCGTACAGCGAAAAAATCAAAAAGCTCAATGATGAAGTCACGTTAGATGTGATTGCTCACTTCATCAAACAGCTTAAGTTGGATTACTCCAAGTATTCAGAAATCAAGGCTTACTTGACTGATCTGCAGAAAGACATTGTCGATAATGTAGAGATCTTTCTTGATGAAGGCGGCGATCAAGGTGAACTTGCCAATGCCTCTCTGGATAAAAAACTGCCACGTCGCTACAAAGTTAATGTACTGGTTAGCCGTAACGCGGATGAATTTCCGATCGTGGTCGAAGAGAGCCCGAACTACCACTCACTGTTTGGTTATATTGAAACGGCGACTTATAAAGGCACCGTATTTACCGATTTCTCTTTAATTCGTCCAGGAAGTTTACACAAAGCCAATGGCGGTGTGCTGTTGATGGATGCGGTTAAAGTGCTTGAACAACCTTATGTGTGGGATGGTTTGAAGCGTGCGCTACGTTCACGCCAGCTCAGTTTCACCTCACTAGAGAAAGAGGTGACGCTGACGGGTACGGTTTCACTCGATCCGGAACCGATCCCATTGGATGTGAAAATTATCCTGTTTGGTGACTATCGTACCTATGAATTGCTCGCGCATTATGATCCCGAATTCAGTGAGCTGTTCCGTGTGACGGCCGATTTTGCCGATGAAATGCCACGCGATGCGGATTCAGAGCTGCATTACGCGCGTTTTATTTCCAGCATAGTGCATGATGCCAATATGCTGCATTGCGACCGTAAAGCAATTGCGCGCATCATTGAACACAGCTCGCGCACCACGGGTGACCAAACCAAGCTTTCTTTGCATTCTGCGCACATTGCCAATTTGCTGCGTGAATCCAACTATGTGGCTAAACAAGCCAACGCAAATTTGATTCGTCAAAGCCATGTGGATGAAGCACTGCGTAACCAAGAGCTGCGAGTAAACCGCCTACAACAGAGCATGATGGAAACCTTTGTTAACGGAACGACCTTGATCCAAACCGAAGGTATGGCCATCGGCCAAGTGAATGCATTGTCTGTGCTGGCAACCAGTGATCATGCGTTTGGTATGCCAAACCGGATCACCGCAACCACTTCTTATGGTGATGGTGAAATCATCGATATTGAGCGCAGTGTCGATTTAGGCGGCAGTATTCACTCCAAAGGAGTGATGATCCTGTCTGCTTACCTCAGTTCTGTGTTTGGTCGTACCGCACGCGTACCATTAACCACAACGATCACCTTTGAACAGTCTTACGGTGGGGTGGATGGAGACAGCGCCAGCATGGCTGAGTTCTGTGCGATTGTGTCAGCGTTTTCTAAACAGCCGAATCGACAAGAGATTGCGATTACAGGGTCAATGAACCAGTTTGGTGAATCGCAGCCGATTGGTGGTTTAAATGAAAAGATCGAAGGTTTCTTCGATGTGTGTACGATTAAAGGTCGCAAAGAGACGCAAGGTGTGATTATTCCGCGTTCTAACATGCACAACCTGATGTTACGCGCCGATATTGTTAAAGCGGTTGAAAAAGGCGATTTCCATATTTGGGCTATCGACCACGTTACAGAAGCGATTGAAATCTTCACGGGCAAACCTGCAGGTATCGCGACCGATGATGGTAGCTATCCGGTCGATACTGTATTTGGTCTAGCTCAAGCCAAGCTTAACGCACTACGTAAGTAA
- a CDS encoding methyl-accepting chemotaxis protein: protein MPFSLKNLSIRFQVLLPVLFTMIALVIALWITESNLTREQKAIADNTHALVRYKDTLAKVDDTIYPLRISAVYAIYDTERRSHFISELKTGLQEAQTALETMKEEPQFREDVRVAEQYIANYVTESQQMVSLFNRVDQGNATAQEASAFIRTYRETGNKMVNAINDLSKKVNNYATESMQASAASNAVVMRNAMITVLSVLGLSVVAAWLLSGQIVAPINNLQAVMRKLAQGDLSVKADDDGENEIAKLSQDVNTTVKQLYTTVEQLTRISEEVASASTELAAVMSQAESNAQLELMEIEQVASAVNELASTADNVSDNASSADSTAREADELAKSGLAIFKESSQASEQMALALNDAARVVLRLKEQSEQISNVIEVIRGVSDQTNLLALNAAIEAARAGESGRGFAVVADEVRMLAARTQESTKEIQTIIEELQSQSNTANDSMQSSLDMLAQNKELTAKANEALVGITESVSDINDSNAQVATAAEQQSHVTQDINRNVANMSTLVHQNVTGISQSASASTELSRLAEKQKAELAFFKL, encoded by the coding sequence ATGCCATTTTCTTTGAAAAACTTGTCTATTCGCTTTCAAGTTTTACTTCCTGTTCTATTTACTATGATTGCGTTGGTGATTGCTCTGTGGATCACTGAATCCAACCTAACTCGTGAGCAAAAAGCCATTGCTGATAACACCCACGCGCTGGTTCGTTATAAAGACACGCTGGCAAAAGTGGACGATACTATCTACCCACTTCGCATTAGTGCTGTGTATGCAATTTACGATACTGAGCGTCGTAGCCACTTTATTAGTGAGCTAAAAACGGGTTTACAAGAAGCGCAAACAGCGCTTGAGACGATGAAAGAAGAACCACAGTTCAGAGAGGATGTTCGTGTTGCTGAGCAGTACATTGCCAACTATGTGACTGAATCTCAACAGATGGTGAGTCTGTTTAATCGTGTCGATCAAGGTAATGCCACAGCACAAGAAGCCAGTGCGTTTATTCGTACCTATCGTGAGACAGGTAACAAGATGGTGAACGCGATCAACGATCTGTCGAAAAAAGTAAACAACTATGCGACCGAATCTATGCAGGCGAGTGCGGCAAGTAATGCTGTGGTAATGCGTAACGCAATGATCACGGTTTTGTCGGTATTGGGTCTCTCGGTTGTTGCTGCTTGGTTACTGTCTGGACAAATTGTTGCACCAATCAATAACTTGCAAGCGGTAATGCGTAAATTGGCACAAGGAGATCTTTCCGTAAAAGCGGATGATGATGGCGAAAATGAAATTGCCAAGTTGAGCCAAGACGTGAATACCACAGTGAAACAGCTGTACACAACGGTAGAACAACTGACTCGTATCAGTGAAGAAGTGGCTTCTGCTTCTACTGAGCTGGCGGCTGTGATGTCTCAAGCTGAATCGAATGCTCAGCTTGAACTGATGGAAATTGAACAAGTGGCTTCTGCGGTTAACGAGCTGGCGAGCACGGCGGATAACGTCAGTGATAACGCTTCATCAGCTGATTCAACAGCGCGTGAAGCGGATGAGTTGGCAAAATCTGGCCTCGCGATTTTCAAAGAGAGCAGTCAAGCCAGTGAGCAAATGGCGTTAGCTTTAAATGATGCAGCACGTGTGGTTCTGCGTTTGAAAGAGCAATCTGAGCAGATCAGCAATGTGATTGAAGTGATTCGTGGTGTATCGGATCAGACTAACCTACTGGCGCTGAATGCGGCTATTGAAGCGGCTCGCGCAGGTGAATCTGGTCGTGGCTTTGCGGTTGTAGCCGATGAAGTTCGTATGCTGGCCGCGCGCACGCAAGAATCAACCAAAGAGATTCAAACGATTATTGAAGAACTGCAAAGCCAGTCAAATACAGCGAACGACAGCATGCAATCGAGCCTGGATATGTTAGCGCAAAACAAAGAGCTGACAGCAAAAGCCAATGAAGCATTAGTGGGTATCACAGAGTCGGTGTCAGACATTAACGATAGCAATGCTCAAGTGGCGACAGCGGCTGAGCAGCAGTCTCACGTAACGCAAGATATCAATCGTAACGTGGCGAACATGTCAACTCTAGTGCATCAGAATGTAACGGGCATCAGCCAGAGCGCAAGTGCGAGTACAGAACTTTCTCGCCTCGCAGAGAAACAAAAAGCAGAGTTAGCCTTCTTTAAGCTATAA
- a CDS encoding MDR family MFS transporter — MDRSESLFQWERVRRFNFPVWTVLVGTLFARTSFFMAWPFLVVFLYQDYHATATEVGAMLATSALVGSLTGLYSGYLSDKFGRKWVMVSGTLIATFAYVGIALSDQIWQFFIMVVLTGLMRPMIEAPGKAVIGDNLPNEKDRELALNVRYFLLNLGGAIGPLIGITLALAHPQGLFIVTGVAYFLFGLWLLATLERKGRFQQPDRSLLPNFSATLRVISKDSVFVKMMLANFLMMFVYGQVESSLPQVIVRSEIADAAQLVAGLVLVNTMTIILFQFPTLKLLENVPLFTRTQLGMALMGIAQVGFMFTPEAWPLGWYLACFVLSMGEVIAFPTLNVQIDRLAPAHLRGSYFGAAALYSLGFALAPLAGGMMIEYLNAQWLYGLCFVLCLGMIGLYWLAQREQEGEDKEVLPKVSEY, encoded by the coding sequence ATGGATAGAAGTGAGAGTTTATTTCAGTGGGAAAGGGTGAGGCGTTTTAATTTCCCAGTGTGGACAGTGTTGGTCGGTACTTTATTTGCGCGCACCAGCTTCTTTATGGCTTGGCCTTTCTTAGTGGTATTTCTGTATCAGGATTACCATGCAACGGCGACAGAAGTCGGCGCTATGTTAGCAACATCGGCCTTAGTGGGATCTCTGACTGGGTTGTATTCCGGTTATTTATCCGACAAATTTGGTCGAAAATGGGTAATGGTGAGTGGTACCCTGATCGCGACTTTTGCTTATGTGGGAATCGCTCTTTCAGACCAAATCTGGCAGTTTTTCATCATGGTTGTATTGACCGGTTTGATGCGCCCGATGATTGAAGCCCCAGGAAAAGCGGTGATTGGTGATAATTTGCCGAATGAAAAAGACCGCGAGTTGGCGCTCAATGTGCGTTATTTCTTGCTCAACTTAGGTGGTGCGATAGGTCCACTTATTGGTATTACTCTTGCGCTTGCTCACCCTCAAGGTTTATTTATTGTTACGGGCGTGGCTTATTTCCTGTTTGGTTTATGGTTGCTTGCGACTTTAGAGCGCAAAGGGCGTTTTCAACAACCGGATCGATCACTGCTCCCTAATTTCTCCGCCACTTTACGAGTGATCAGTAAAGACAGCGTATTCGTTAAAATGATGTTGGCGAATTTCCTGATGATGTTTGTGTATGGACAGGTGGAATCTTCCTTACCGCAAGTCATTGTGCGATCTGAGATCGCCGATGCTGCACAACTGGTTGCAGGCCTAGTGTTAGTGAACACAATGACCATTATTCTGTTTCAATTTCCCACCCTAAAACTGCTGGAAAATGTGCCTCTGTTCACTCGGACACAGCTGGGAATGGCGCTGATGGGCATTGCTCAAGTTGGGTTTATGTTTACCCCTGAAGCGTGGCCTTTAGGCTGGTATTTGGCTTGCTTTGTGTTGAGTATGGGCGAAGTGATTGCGTTCCCCACCCTGAATGTACAGATTGACCGCTTAGCGCCTGCTCATCTGCGTGGATCCTATTTTGGTGCGGCAGCCCTTTATTCGCTAGGTTTTGCTCTTGCCCCACTTGCTGGAGGTATGATGATCGAGTACCTCAATGCACAGTGGTTGTATGGACTCTGCTTTGTGTTGTGTTTAGGTATGATTGGTTTGTATTGGTTGGCTCAGCGAGAGCAAGAGGGCGAGGATAAAGAGGTGTTACCGAAAGTGAGTGAATATTAG
- a CDS encoding DUF2850 domain-containing protein → MSKELVFKSVFWSSLSILGTAFAVLLYLSYQDYVNPKHIFGSWIEIGAPSYQTEVLRFNEQGVFRNDRLISTTYDFNGVEITIRTGGGTFVYELSGTFNSPQLKRIEPSTPTQRFIREGFEHTVNEQGNNAAQIRRSALSEHFNEQ, encoded by the coding sequence ATGTCAAAAGAGCTTGTATTCAAATCCGTATTCTGGTCATCACTTTCCATTTTAGGAACCGCCTTCGCTGTGCTGTTGTATTTAAGCTATCAGGACTACGTCAACCCTAAACACATTTTTGGTTCTTGGATTGAAATTGGTGCACCAAGCTATCAAACCGAAGTGCTACGTTTTAATGAACAAGGGGTGTTTCGTAATGATCGTTTAATTAGTACGACTTACGACTTTAACGGTGTGGAAATCACCATTCGCACGGGAGGGGGTACGTTTGTCTATGAACTTTCTGGCACTTTCAATTCCCCACAGCTCAAACGTATCGAACCGAGTACACCAACCCAGCGCTTTATTCGTGAGGGCTTTGAACATACCGTTAACGAACAAGGAAATAACGCCGCGCAGATTAGACGCTCGGCGTTATCCGAGCATTTCAACGAACAATAA
- a CDS encoding pyrimidine/purine nucleoside phosphorylase, with translation MIKENVYFDGNVKSLGFSQQDGESTVGVMAPGQYTFGTGAPERMTVVKGALTIKRVGDVDWITFNSGEAFEVAGNSSFDLQVEVATAYLCEFLPA, from the coding sequence ATGATTAAGGAAAATGTGTACTTTGACGGTAATGTAAAGTCATTAGGTTTTAGCCAACAAGATGGTGAGAGTACCGTTGGGGTGATGGCGCCCGGCCAATATACTTTTGGTACAGGTGCGCCAGAGCGAATGACCGTGGTCAAAGGAGCCTTAACGATTAAACGTGTGGGTGATGTGGATTGGATTACCTTTAACTCAGGTGAAGCCTTTGAAGTGGCCGGAAATTCGTCTTTTGATCTGCAAGTTGAAGTTGCGACAGCTTACCTGTGTGAGTTTCTGCCTGCTTAG
- a CDS encoding pirin family protein has protein sequence MSQDRQIRQLVPVQPTSDGDGVKIQRIAGFQRSDFSPFLMLDELKADSQADYIGGFPPHPHRGIETLTYMLQGHFQHRDHMGNVGELRSGGAQWMAAGRGVIHSEMPIMQEGQLHGFQIWINQPARNKMSPAKYHDFQPESLAEHFHPKQGLIRVIAGSITLDTETITGPLTNTGVPLTVADWRAEANQQMSMYTPETFNAMVYVYRGQLTLGNHVVKAGEMAMLSTGERLTIRADQSTGCLLLMGEPINEPVVHYGPFVMNSMAEIEQAIRDYNSGHFETY, from the coding sequence ATGAGTCAAGATCGCCAAATTCGCCAACTCGTTCCCGTACAACCCACATCAGACGGCGATGGAGTAAAAATTCAGCGCATTGCGGGATTTCAACGCTCGGATTTTTCCCCTTTCCTGATGCTAGATGAATTAAAAGCCGACAGCCAAGCGGACTATATTGGCGGTTTTCCGCCTCACCCACACCGTGGGATTGAAACGCTAACCTATATGCTTCAGGGACATTTCCAGCACCGTGATCACATGGGCAATGTAGGGGAACTACGCTCAGGTGGTGCGCAATGGATGGCTGCTGGACGTGGTGTGATTCACAGTGAAATGCCGATTATGCAAGAGGGGCAACTACACGGTTTTCAGATTTGGATTAACCAGCCAGCTCGCAACAAAATGTCGCCAGCCAAATATCACGATTTTCAACCGGAAAGCCTTGCGGAACATTTTCACCCAAAACAAGGCTTGATCCGAGTGATTGCGGGTTCTATTACCCTAGATACAGAAACGATCACCGGACCACTCACGAATACTGGTGTTCCTCTAACCGTTGCAGATTGGCGAGCAGAAGCCAATCAACAAATGAGCATGTACACACCAGAAACCTTTAACGCAATGGTCTATGTCTATCGAGGACAACTCACTTTGGGTAACCACGTGGTTAAAGCTGGGGAAATGGCCATGCTTTCGACTGGGGAACGTCTAACAATAAGAGCCGACCAATCGACTGGGTGTTTGCTTTTAATGGGCGAGCCCATCAATGAACCCGTGGTTCATTATGGTCCTTTTGTGATGAACAGCATGGCGGAAATTGAGCAAGCTATACGTGACTATAACTCCGGTCATTTTGAAACCTACTAG
- a CDS encoding GGDEF domain-containing protein, whose amino-acid sequence MDTFAGNQLKEMTEMRFARKQHIVLISSGVATTIFFVLAFYDYFHDQFLLSTLLFLSGIVTLLNLVTLIRHRQFHTQADLILSLILLTFSVAIVSNSDSDFRQLLWLYPLICTLIMINSFKMGVVYSAMICLAMTATIVFHHYQAGPTHVEHSYFLLSLFALTIISNTASYFFSRAINYIHTLYQEGIEELAYLDPLTGLANRWSFESWANEKLKEQQGEDTITALVFLDIDNFKRINDNYGHDVGDQVLKHFAHRLRNNLRNKDRATNKHDYSIARFAGDEFVLMLYGVKSLRDLDHILERISNLFIDRYPETDLLNHLTVSIGVAIYPKDAITLFELTRCADKAMYAAKHGGKNQYRYYQDAAYPPPIKTAFDIETDEAPNVTLLKKAH is encoded by the coding sequence ATGGATACCTTTGCCGGCAACCAATTAAAAGAGATGACGGAGATGCGCTTTGCCCGTAAGCAGCACATTGTCTTGATAAGCTCTGGGGTCGCTACAACGATATTTTTTGTATTGGCTTTCTATGATTATTTTCATGACCAGTTCCTGCTCAGCACTCTACTTTTTTTGAGCGGTATCGTCACACTATTGAATTTGGTGACACTGATCCGCCATCGCCAATTCCATACTCAAGCAGATTTAATTCTCTCTTTAATACTACTTACTTTCTCCGTAGCTATCGTTAGCAATAGTGACAGTGATTTCCGCCAGCTTTTATGGCTGTACCCGCTTATCTGCACATTAATCATGATCAACTCCTTTAAAATGGGAGTGGTGTACAGTGCCATGATTTGCTTGGCAATGACTGCCACTATCGTATTCCACCATTATCAAGCTGGTCCGACACATGTTGAACATAGCTACTTTTTACTTAGCTTGTTTGCGTTAACCATCATCAGTAATACAGCCTCATACTTTTTCTCACGAGCAATCAACTATATACATACCTTATACCAAGAAGGCATTGAAGAACTGGCTTACCTCGACCCACTCACAGGCCTAGCCAATCGGTGGAGCTTTGAAAGTTGGGCAAATGAAAAGCTCAAAGAACAACAGGGCGAGGATACGATCACCGCTTTGGTTTTTCTCGATATCGATAACTTCAAACGCATTAATGATAATTACGGTCACGATGTGGGAGATCAGGTGTTAAAACATTTTGCCCATCGTCTGCGGAACAATCTGCGTAATAAAGATCGTGCAACAAACAAACACGATTACTCCATTGCACGCTTTGCCGGAGATGAGTTTGTATTAATGCTCTATGGGGTAAAAAGCTTACGCGATCTTGATCATATTCTTGAGCGTATCTCAAACTTATTCATTGACCGTTATCCGGAAACCGATTTGCTGAACCATTTGACGGTAAGTATAGGTGTGGCGATTTACCCTAAAGATGCCATCACCCTTTTTGAATTAACACGTTGCGCAGACAAAGCCATGTATGCCGCAAAACATGGTGGTAAAAACCAATATCGATACTACCAAGATGCCGCTTATCCACCACCAATTAAAACAGCATTTGATATTGAAACCGATGAAGCACCTAACGTGACCTTATTAAAAAAAGCTCACTAG